One window of Methanogenium organophilum genomic DNA carries:
- a CDS encoding 30S ribosomal protein S28e — MADATPAEVLEVIGSTGMHGEAMQVKCRILEGNNKGRIITRNTVGPIREGDVLMLIETEREAKKLSRR, encoded by the coding sequence ATGGCAGACGCAACGCCGGCAGAAGTCCTTGAGGTTATCGGCAGTACCGGTATGCATGGGGAAGCCATGCAGGTGAAGTGCCGTATCCTGGAAGGAAACAACAAAGGCCGTATCATCACCCGCAACACGGTAGGACCAATCCGTGAGGGTGATGTCCTGATGCTCATTGAGACTGAGCGTGAGGCAAAGAAACTCTCTAGAAGGTGA
- a CDS encoding 50S ribosomal protein L24e: MVEHHICTFCGEPLEPGTGKMYVRKDGSIYYFCGPKCQNNYRLGRVPRRVVWTKAGRKALGKD, encoded by the coding sequence ATGGTTGAGCATCATATCTGTACATTCTGTGGTGAGCCGCTGGAACCCGGTACCGGAAAGATGTATGTCCGCAAAGACGGATCCATCTATTACTTCTGTGGTCCCAAATGCCAGAACAACTACCGCCTCGGGCGTGTTCCCCGCCGTGTTGTCTGGACCAAAGCTGGCCGCAAGGCGCTCGGAAAGGACTGA
- the ndk gene encoding nucleoside-diphosphate kinase, which translates to MDRTFLMIKPDGVQRGLVGEIIARFEQKGLKMVAGKFETLPEDRVMEHYAEHTEKPFFAGLKAYITSGPCFLMVWEGKDIVSITRQMIGATNPAEAAPGTIRGDYAMEIGMNVIHGSDSDETAAREIGIHFAPEEITSYTRIDEAFLYE; encoded by the coding sequence ATGGATCGCACTTTTTTAATGATCAAACCCGACGGTGTCCAGCGTGGGCTTGTCGGTGAAATTATCGCACGGTTCGAACAAAAAGGCCTGAAGATGGTCGCCGGAAAGTTTGAAACGCTTCCGGAAGACCGTGTGATGGAGCACTATGCAGAGCACACGGAAAAACCGTTCTTTGCAGGTCTCAAAGCATATATCACAAGTGGACCCTGTTTCCTCATGGTCTGGGAAGGAAAGGATATCGTTTCCATCACCCGCCAGATGATCGGGGCAACAAATCCCGCAGAGGCAGCACCTGGCACCATTCGTGGTGACTATGCGATGGAGATCGGCATGAATGTCATCCATGGCTCTGACTCTGATGAGACAGCAGCACGCGAGATCGGCATCCATTTCGCTCCTGAAGAAATCACCTCCTATACCCGAATTGACGAAGCATTCCTGTACGAATGA
- a CDS encoding nitrilase-related carbon-nitrogen hydrolase translates to MSGDVVRICCVQAESIPHAPDINLARAQEYAREARKQGASLVMFPEQYPTGWNPHDTGFTDDGTGVIFQGWAAVAKEAGVHVLGSYRKETATMPQNVAAVFTPEGDCIAEYAKIHLFSPGGEDLSFLPGGELATFTLGGIRFGIAICYDLRFPDLFCAYARTGCSAVIVPAAWPCARLKHWNLFLHARALENQMYVAGINPAEGRAGGEYCGGTAVINPQGEAVARVEGGGPALLLADINPAEVLAARAAFPVCADRRDDLYPSL, encoded by the coding sequence ATGAGTGGGGATGTAGTCCGCATCTGCTGTGTGCAGGCAGAGAGCATCCCTCACGCTCCCGATATAAATCTGGCGCGTGCGCAAGAGTATGCACGGGAAGCCAGGAAGCAGGGTGCCTCCCTTGTCATGTTCCCTGAGCAGTATCCAACCGGATGGAATCCACATGATACGGGATTCACTGATGACGGCACTGGTGTGATTTTTCAGGGATGGGCTGCAGTTGCAAAGGAGGCGGGCGTTCATGTGCTCGGGTCATACCGGAAAGAGACAGCAACGATGCCACAGAATGTCGCTGCAGTCTTTACACCGGAAGGTGACTGCATTGCGGAATACGCGAAGATCCATCTTTTTTCACCGGGTGGGGAAGATCTGTCGTTTTTGCCGGGGGGAGAACTGGCAACATTTACGCTTGGCGGAATCCGGTTTGGTATTGCTATCTGCTATGATCTGCGTTTCCCTGACCTCTTCTGTGCATATGCCCGTACGGGCTGTTCGGCAGTGATTGTGCCTGCCGCCTGGCCCTGTGCCCGCCTGAAACACTGGAACCTCTTTTTGCATGCCCGTGCGCTGGAAAATCAGATGTACGTGGCAGGAATAAATCCGGCGGAAGGTCGGGCAGGTGGTGAATATTGTGGCGGCACAGCGGTGATCAACCCGCAGGGAGAGGCTGTTGCACGAGTGGAGGGTGGCGGGCCTGCCCTCCTTCTCGCGGATATTAACCCTGCGGAGGTTTTGGCAGCGCGTGCCGCATTTCCGGTGTGTGCTGATCGCCGTGACGACCTGTACCCCTCCCTCTGA
- the thrC gene encoding threonine synthase, whose amino-acid sequence MYRLVCIGCGAEYAPDEVIYRCRTCGHLLAVKYDLDSLNISRAEWDRRPLKLWRYREILPVTGDPVSLQEGGTPLYHMKRLGEELGLKNLYAKHEGMNPSGSFKDRGMTVGVSMAMQLGMKQVACASTGNTSASLAAYAAKAGMPAVVLLPAGKVALGKVAQALMHGAKVIAIRDNFDRALEMVHDLCISEGIYLLNSVNPYRLEGQKTIGLEVVDQLGDVPDRIVLPVGNAGNISAVHKGLGELIELGFIDRMPMMTGIQAAGSQPVVEAIAGNLPEVIPFKEPETIATAIRIGAPVNAEKALRAIRETGGTADSVTDEEILAMQRDLARKEGIGVEPASAASVAGIKKMVEDGRIDPDERIVCVVTGHLLKDPETVIRQCEPPIEIDADIQSLLSVLR is encoded by the coding sequence ATGTATCGTCTTGTCTGTATAGGCTGTGGTGCTGAATATGCACCGGACGAAGTGATCTACCGCTGTCGGACGTGTGGTCACCTGCTTGCAGTGAAGTACGACCTTGACAGCCTGAATATTTCCCGTGCCGAGTGGGACCGCCGCCCGCTGAAACTCTGGCGCTATCGTGAAATCTTACCGGTGACGGGTGATCCGGTTTCCCTGCAGGAGGGAGGGACTCCGCTCTACCACATGAAGAGACTTGGTGAGGAACTGGGCCTGAAAAACCTGTATGCAAAACACGAAGGGATGAACCCCTCCGGTTCATTCAAAGACCGCGGGATGACCGTTGGTGTCTCCATGGCTATGCAGCTGGGGATGAAACAGGTCGCCTGTGCATCAACCGGCAATACCTCCGCCTCTCTTGCTGCCTATGCGGCAAAGGCAGGCATGCCTGCTGTTGTGCTGCTCCCTGCGGGCAAGGTGGCTCTTGGCAAAGTGGCACAGGCACTGATGCACGGCGCGAAGGTCATTGCCATCCGGGACAACTTTGACCGTGCTCTCGAGATGGTGCATGACCTCTGTATCTCAGAAGGTATCTATCTCTTAAACTCAGTCAATCCCTACCGGCTTGAAGGGCAGAAGACTATTGGGCTTGAAGTGGTGGACCAGCTTGGTGACGTACCGGACCGCATAGTCCTTCCGGTGGGGAATGCAGGAAATATCTCCGCTGTGCACAAGGGACTTGGGGAACTCATTGAACTTGGGTTCATTGACCGGATGCCGATGATGACCGGTATTCAGGCGGCCGGGTCACAGCCGGTTGTTGAGGCAATTGCAGGCAATCTGCCCGAAGTTATCCCCTTTAAAGAACCTGAGACCATTGCGACTGCCATCCGTATCGGGGCACCGGTTAATGCAGAGAAGGCATTGCGTGCCATCCGTGAGACCGGGGGAACAGCTGATTCCGTTACTGATGAGGAAATCCTCGCGATGCAGCGCGATCTCGCACGCAAAGAGGGTATTGGTGTTGAACCTGCCTCTGCGGCGTCAGTTGCAGGCATCAAAAAGATGGTGGAAGACGGGCGCATTGACCCGGACGAACGGATTGTGTGTGTGGTGACCGGGCACCTCCTGAAAGACCCGGAAACGGTGATCCGCCAATGCGAACCGCCAATAGAAATCGACGCAGATATTCAGTCGCTCTTATCTGTCTTGCGCTGA
- a CDS encoding DUF5803 family protein, with product MRTANRNRRRYSVALICLALILLCVGSVSALSANYTVAENGTAYFAEVEVLQAEEYSFTEPGLLGEPVPVEATGIMLLNATGPVNYTEERSAIRFPEGNYTIRYTAPLSTNELTVMLDDASNITVSLPEQYAVTNPLLGYVSTGGTVNTTGNGTTILWDGARSAQVRYYDTFQEQALIIFGTFWIGLVVIFLVPYMIVRRKRE from the coding sequence ATGCGAACCGCCAATAGAAATCGACGCAGATATTCAGTCGCTCTTATCTGTCTTGCGCTGATTCTTCTCTGTGTCGGCAGTGTGTCCGCTCTCTCGGCCAATTATACGGTCGCAGAGAACGGCACTGCCTATTTCGCAGAAGTTGAGGTGTTGCAGGCAGAGGAGTATTCCTTCACTGAGCCCGGGCTCCTTGGGGAACCGGTGCCGGTTGAGGCAACAGGGATTATGCTCCTGAATGCGACCGGCCCCGTGAACTATACCGAAGAGCGGTCCGCCATCCGGTTTCCGGAGGGCAACTATACCATCCGCTACACCGCACCGCTGAGTACAAACGAACTGACGGTGATGCTGGATGACGCCTCGAATATTACTGTCTCCCTGCCGGAGCAATATGCAGTGACGAATCCGCTCCTCGGGTATGTGAGCACCGGAGGTACGGTTAATACGACCGGCAATGGTACAACAATTCTCTGGGATGGAGCCCGGAGCGCACAGGTCCGGTATTATGATACCTTTCAGGAACAGGCGCTCATCATCTTTGGTACATTTTGGATTGGTCTTGTGGTGATCTTTCTTGTTCCCTATATGATTGTCCGCCGGAAACGGGAGTGA
- a CDS encoding DUF3821 domain-containing protein: MRIQFILFVCLIGLAGICVMPVSASVADIAQGSTVFVGEEGLVLQPGVLAPNDSQVAWYPSGTTVSGTSVPDITLTIIPSSFDVTPVQFGGRTGAWYSYPNGVAQATPHLAFLVDQPEARVKLWVYPPGGGIGEDGTGYKTIRGVKLGFRMETNLYPIFNRPGVTAGEPGIDIYVDAPGGFTYSSLYDDASTPHSVPITGQHPQTAYAYVPIESGATCVWDTGNAEYNAGDYTFYAYADVNGLKNVVGRVEGDTFTLLATATESPGVTPTPESPDLITGTGTVTLDTTSGGIVQTDTLLNDPEGMAYISMEKGTRALDDKAQRLGTLSMIMVGDPQNIGPSPEGQNPLSTWHISPEGSSFFPSAELGILISDNSLSHNLYWWSESAGKWYVVHAETDDNDGYLKAEITKTGYYMMTYPSGMPTATPTAEPTILPEPTATAEPTASPTSIPTQTPLGFLSVLAGFGACTLLKKR, translated from the coding sequence ATGCGAATACAATTCATTCTTTTTGTCTGTCTCATTGGACTAGCCGGTATCTGTGTGATGCCGGTCAGCGCATCGGTCGCTGATATTGCGCAGGGCTCGACCGTGTTTGTCGGCGAAGAGGGTCTGGTCCTGCAGCCCGGTGTTTTGGCACCCAATGATTCTCAGGTGGCATGGTATCCAAGTGGGACGACTGTTTCAGGTACGAGTGTGCCTGATATTACCCTGACGATTATCCCTTCATCATTTGATGTGACGCCAGTGCAGTTTGGAGGTCGAACCGGCGCCTGGTATTCCTATCCAAATGGGGTGGCGCAGGCAACACCCCATCTGGCATTTCTGGTGGACCAGCCCGAGGCGCGGGTGAAACTCTGGGTCTATCCCCCGGGGGGTGGCATCGGCGAGGATGGTACTGGCTATAAGACCATCCGTGGTGTGAAACTCGGGTTCCGGATGGAGACGAATCTGTACCCGATCTTCAACCGGCCGGGCGTTACCGCCGGAGAACCGGGTATTGATATCTATGTAGATGCTCCCGGCGGATTCACCTATTCATCCCTCTATGATGATGCTTCAACACCCCATTCTGTCCCGATAACCGGGCAGCACCCGCAGACTGCCTATGCCTATGTGCCGATAGAATCCGGAGCCACATGTGTCTGGGATACCGGTAATGCAGAGTATAATGCTGGTGACTATACCTTCTATGCCTATGCCGATGTGAACGGACTCAAAAATGTGGTGGGGAGGGTAGAGGGCGACACCTTCACCCTGCTTGCAACGGCAACGGAATCACCGGGAGTGACCCCCACACCGGAATCGCCTGACCTGATCACGGGTACGGGAACGGTCACGCTTGACACCACCTCCGGAGGCATCGTACAGACGGACACCCTTCTGAATGACCCCGAAGGCATGGCATATATCTCTATGGAGAAAGGAACGCGGGCTTTAGACGATAAGGCGCAGAGACTGGGGACTCTCTCCATGATCATGGTAGGCGACCCGCAGAATATCGGTCCGTCTCCGGAGGGGCAGAATCCGCTTTCCACATGGCATATCAGCCCGGAGGGGTCATCGTTCTTTCCGTCTGCTGAACTGGGTATCTTAATCAGCGACAACTCCCTCTCTCACAATCTCTACTGGTGGAGTGAGTCTGCAGGCAAATGGTACGTTGTTCACGCGGAGACGGACGATAACGATGGTTACCTGAAGGCGGAGATCACAAAAACCGGGTATTACATGATGACCTATCCGTCAGGCATGCCGACGGCTACTCCAACCGCAGAACCGACTATTCTGCCTGAGCCTACGGCAACCGCAGAGCCGACGGCATCGCCAACGTCAATACCCACCCAGACCCCTCTCGGGTTCCTGAGCGTTCTGGCAGGGTTTGGAGCATGCACTCTTCTGAAGAAGAGATAA
- a CDS encoding thiamine pyrophosphate-dependent enzyme, giving the protein MVDKSLELFDCGHRACGGCGPALLARLILKGAGEDTIIVASTGCMEVFSTPYPETAWKVPWIHSLFENAAAVASGVEASLKHNNRTEKVICICGDGATFDIGMLCISGAFERGHDITYICYDNEAYMNTGIQRSGATPYDASTTTSPAGRLSMGNSRPKKDLPQILNAHGASYVATASVAYPMDVMKKVEKAVNTPGACYLQVHAPCSTGWGFDGSKTIEIGKQAIECGLWVNYEMENGELTKAKKVRRVPVEGYLKAQKRFRHLFKPQPVTEEIAKIQAIADANAVKYGIDIQLNE; this is encoded by the coding sequence ATGGTCGATAAATCACTCGAACTCTTTGACTGCGGCCACCGTGCCTGCGGTGGATGCGGTCCTGCATTGCTTGCACGACTCATCCTGAAAGGCGCCGGTGAAGACACGATTATTGTCGCATCCACGGGATGTATGGAGGTATTCTCCACACCATACCCCGAAACCGCATGGAAGGTTCCCTGGATCCACTCACTCTTCGAGAATGCAGCAGCCGTCGCATCCGGTGTTGAGGCTTCTCTGAAGCACAACAACCGAACAGAGAAGGTTATCTGTATCTGTGGTGACGGCGCTACCTTTGACATCGGTATGCTCTGCATCTCCGGCGCCTTTGAACGTGGCCACGATATCACCTACATATGCTACGACAACGAGGCCTACATGAACACCGGTATTCAGCGATCCGGTGCCACCCCATATGACGCAAGCACGACGACATCGCCTGCAGGCAGGTTGTCAATGGGCAACTCACGGCCCAAAAAAGATCTCCCCCAGATCCTCAACGCCCACGGAGCATCCTATGTCGCAACGGCATCGGTTGCATATCCGATGGACGTCATGAAAAAGGTCGAAAAGGCGGTCAACACCCCCGGCGCATGCTATCTCCAGGTTCACGCGCCGTGCAGCACCGGATGGGGCTTTGATGGTTCAAAGACTATTGAGATCGGCAAACAGGCAATCGAATGCGGTCTCTGGGTCAATTACGAGATGGAGAACGGTGAACTGACAAAGGCAAAGAAAGTCCGCCGCGTCCCTGTTGAAGGGTACCTGAAGGCACAGAAGCGGTTCCGCCACCTCTTCAAACCACAGCCTGTCACCGAAGAGATTGCAAAAATACAGGCAATTGCCGATGCAAACGCCGTAAAATACGGCATCGACATACAGCTGAACGAATAA
- a CDS encoding transketolase C-terminal domain-containing protein codes for MLQIMEGSHAVAEAAKLCRPEVVSAYPITPQTHIVERLADFVADGELDAEYICVESELSALSVCLGSSATGSRVYSATSSQGLMLMAEVVFNVAGMRQPIVMSIANRALGAPLSIWNDQQDSISLRDAGWFHLYGEDVQEMTDQHFIAYKAAEQHDVLLPGFVCFDGFILSHTYEPVDIPTQEEIDAFLPPYVPYNKLDAKAPLSMGMYATPDYYMEFRYETDAALQRAGDAISAAGKEFGEMFGRDYSTHTESYRMDDADVAFVALGSICGTVKDAIDEMRADGIKAGLVKIRTLRPFPAEEIAKALAGVPTVAVLEKNISLGSAMKGAVGPEVKDAVTGTGIDVYSYIVGLGGRDIRKKDIRGIAALAEKGKGNMFYGLRTEVL; via the coding sequence ATGTTGCAGATAATGGAAGGCTCTCACGCCGTTGCAGAGGCAGCAAAGCTCTGCCGCCCGGAGGTCGTCTCCGCATACCCAATCACCCCCCAGACTCATATCGTCGAACGTCTTGCAGATTTTGTCGCAGACGGCGAACTGGACGCGGAATATATCTGTGTGGAATCAGAACTCTCCGCACTCTCCGTCTGTCTCGGATCATCCGCCACAGGCTCGCGTGTCTATTCGGCCACCTCATCCCAGGGTCTCATGCTGATGGCAGAAGTGGTCTTCAATGTGGCAGGCATGCGCCAGCCAATCGTGATGTCGATTGCAAACCGTGCACTCGGTGCACCGCTCTCAATCTGGAATGACCAGCAGGACTCTATTTCCCTCAGAGATGCCGGATGGTTCCACCTCTACGGCGAAGATGTTCAGGAGATGACGGATCAGCACTTCATTGCATACAAGGCAGCAGAACAGCACGATGTCCTGCTTCCGGGATTTGTCTGCTTTGACGGATTCATCCTCTCGCACACCTATGAACCGGTGGACATCCCGACACAGGAAGAGATCGACGCGTTCCTCCCGCCCTATGTCCCATATAACAAACTCGATGCAAAAGCACCGCTTTCCATGGGCATGTATGCAACACCTGACTACTACATGGAGTTCAGGTACGAGACGGATGCAGCTTTGCAGCGTGCCGGTGACGCCATTAGTGCAGCAGGCAAAGAATTCGGCGAGATGTTCGGCCGCGACTACTCAACCCATACCGAGAGTTATCGCATGGACGACGCTGATGTCGCATTCGTTGCGCTCGGCTCAATCTGCGGCACGGTAAAAGATGCCATCGATGAAATGCGTGCAGACGGCATCAAAGCAGGGCTTGTAAAAATACGGACCCTCAGACCGTTCCCGGCAGAAGAGATTGCAAAGGCACTTGCCGGCGTTCCAACAGTCGCAGTACTGGAAAAGAACATCTCTCTCGGCTCTGCTATGAAAGGTGCTGTTGGTCCTGAAGTAAAAGACGCAGTCACCGGCACCGGTATTGACGTATACAGCTATATCGTCGGTCTCGGCGGCAGGGATATCCGCAAAAAAGATATCCGCGGCATTGCAGCACTCGCAGAGAAGGGCAAAGGGAATATGTTCTATGGCCTGAGGACGGAGGTGCTCTAA
- a CDS encoding 4Fe-4S dicluster domain-containing protein encodes MALRIGCAAEPGRARDNKTGSWRVFMPVVDLEKCILCGNCILLCPETAVSENDGQILFDLDFCKGCGVCARECPAEAISMIQEEK; translated from the coding sequence ATGGCACTTCGTATCGGATGCGCTGCGGAACCCGGCAGGGCACGCGACAATAAAACCGGATCATGGCGGGTCTTCATGCCGGTTGTAGATCTGGAGAAATGTATTCTTTGTGGTAACTGTATATTGCTCTGCCCGGAAACGGCAGTCAGTGAAAATGATGGCCAGATCCTCTTTGACCTTGACTTCTGCAAGGGCTGCGGCGTATGCGCCAGAGAATGCCCTGCAGAAGCGATTAGCATGATTCAGGAGGAAAAATAG
- a CDS encoding pyruvate ferredoxin oxidoreductase subunit gamma — translation MRELRIHGRGGQGSVTAAELIATAAFKSGVYSQAFPAFGVERRGAPVQAFVRFSDEKVRLRSQIYEPDYIIVQDSSLIADVDVFSGVKEGGIALVNTENGTVEGVPDGVKLITIDATSLALEILGLPITNTTLMGAFAAATGEIELKSLEEALSERFSGPLAEKNIAAARRAYELVKEGQ, via the coding sequence TTGAGAGAACTACGAATTCATGGAAGAGGAGGGCAGGGGTCTGTGACCGCAGCAGAGCTCATTGCAACCGCTGCCTTCAAAAGCGGCGTCTATTCACAGGCGTTCCCCGCATTCGGTGTCGAACGGCGAGGGGCACCGGTGCAGGCGTTCGTCCGTTTCAGTGACGAGAAAGTCCGCCTTCGCAGCCAGATCTACGAACCAGACTACATTATCGTGCAGGACAGTTCGCTTATCGCCGATGTCGATGTGTTTAGCGGAGTCAAAGAAGGTGGCATTGCACTTGTCAATACCGAGAACGGTACTGTTGAGGGTGTGCCCGACGGTGTGAAACTCATCACCATCGACGCAACATCCCTCGCACTGGAGATCCTCGGACTCCCGATTACCAATACCACCCTCATGGGTGCATTTGCCGCCGCAACCGGTGAAATCGAACTGAAATCACTGGAAGAAGCACTCTCAGAGCGCTTCTCCGGCCCCCTTGCAGAAAAGAATATCGCAGCAGCACGCCGCGCATATGAACTCGTAAAGGAGGGGCAGTAA
- a CDS encoding methanogenesis marker 12 protein, which yields MFIGIDHGTTALRFASETKEFRISREKATGFTIADLERICPTEEIEGIAVCYSMGDAITDITDIRKVKNRGIVTREGAGKHTGGGTRVYDEIKASGIPAVVMPGIHRDSPTDPRFKAYSHQTSPEKLGIAYEAMQALGETFIVADAGSNTVSLLVTDRAITGAFDACVFAPGTTHGALDVDAIRRIDRGEETANEAFLHAGVRHTVPEDLQEATLALWVAMEIASLRLLAPEAPVAIAGSQAPAIAAEVSRLITIPVTVFDEWAAARGCARIARDVFAGGARSVLGLKVKR from the coding sequence ATGTTTATTGGCATCGACCACGGCACAACGGCACTGCGGTTTGCATCAGAAACAAAGGAATTCCGGATATCCCGCGAAAAGGCAACCGGATTCACGATTGCAGACCTCGAACGGATCTGCCCGACAGAAGAGATAGAGGGCATTGCGGTCTGTTACTCAATGGGAGATGCCATCACCGACATCACCGATATCCGGAAGGTAAAAAACCGGGGAATTGTCACACGGGAAGGTGCAGGAAAACACACCGGCGGAGGAACACGGGTGTATGATGAGATAAAAGCATCTGGCATCCCCGCCGTGGTCATGCCCGGAATCCACCGCGACTCACCCACCGACCCCCGTTTTAAGGCATACTCACACCAGACCAGCCCGGAAAAACTGGGCATTGCCTATGAAGCCATGCAGGCGCTGGGTGAAACCTTCATTGTTGCAGATGCGGGTTCCAACACCGTGAGCCTGCTTGTCACCGACAGGGCTATCACCGGTGCCTTCGATGCCTGCGTATTTGCACCGGGCACAACCCACGGCGCTCTCGATGTGGATGCAATACGACGGATTGACCGGGGAGAGGAGACAGCAAACGAGGCATTCCTCCACGCCGGTGTCCGGCATACTGTCCCGGAAGACCTGCAGGAGGCAACCCTCGCCCTCTGGGTGGCAATGGAGATTGCATCCCTGCGCCTGCTTGCCCCCGAGGCACCTGTCGCAATCGCCGGGTCACAGGCACCCGCCATTGCTGCGGAAGTCTCGCGTCTGATTACAATTCCGGTCACGGTCTTCGACGAGTGGGCGGCGGCACGCGGGTGCGCACGGATTGCACGGGATGTATTTGCAGGAGGGGCAAGGTCAGTACTGGGATTAAAAGTTAAAAGATGA
- a CDS encoding DUF7504 family protein has translation MQLSVSDTGEAYIYLVLSEPQNLRKRNIEIIKEISEKGFTTIVITTNEPYNVLRKDYEKSGINLNKVHFIDAITKYAIGREPDGAINCTFINNPSNLTDMGIAVTELLKTIEGNKVWVLINSVNSMLIHISSANLTKFIHFIASKLKILDISGVFLAVEKGIEPSVLSQLQSFVDDVVEDGK, from the coding sequence ATGCAGTTATCCGTTAGTGATACCGGCGAGGCATATATATATCTTGTTCTCTCCGAACCTCAGAATCTCAGGAAACGGAATATTGAGATAATTAAGGAGATTTCCGAAAAAGGGTTTACAACCATCGTCATCACAACAAACGAACCCTATAACGTACTTCGAAAAGACTACGAAAAGAGTGGCATAAACCTCAATAAAGTCCATTTCATCGACGCCATAACAAAATATGCAATCGGCAGAGAGCCAGATGGCGCAATAAACTGTACATTTATCAACAATCCCTCAAACCTGACAGATATGGGAATCGCCGTTACAGAGCTGCTGAAAACAATTGAGGGGAATAAAGTATGGGTTCTGATCAATTCGGTCAACAGCATGCTCATCCATATCTCATCTGCAAATCTTACAAAATTCATCCATTTTATTGCCAGTAAACTAAAGATACTTGACATATCGGGCGTATTTCTCGCTGTAGAAAAAGGGATCGAACCGTCCGTCCTCTCCCAGCTCCAGAGCTTTGTTGACGATGTGGTTGAAGACGGGAAATAA
- a CDS encoding PAS domain-containing protein gives MDKNNRYSDQHPEHFSIQDTSVTAGFFETLLMNANVWITFLDKKGRIGVWNTAGEEITGYTEEEVRGSNEIWKKLYPEPEYRKIVTEKIDDAIKNRNKLENFETVILTKGGNRKQISWNTRDIRDNNGEIIGYIALARDISKIVSLEKKFRTLLMNANVWVAFLDSQTRIEVWNRAAEVISGYRAEEVRGSNEIWKKLYPDPTYRKEVTEKILDIISNKRDIKNFESKISARDGTEKIITWNTRALENGTGNTLGYIMIGNDITRERKLQADFIEYLGESAMRLKNPVEVIKSNMDDLILRLENGECSTEDVILQIRIQTKNAEQIIENLFELNKAIGMAFEDMPSELKKFLSE, from the coding sequence ATGGATAAAAACAATCGCTATTCAGACCAACATCCAGAACATTTTTCAATTCAGGATACTTCTGTTACCGCAGGATTTTTCGAAACACTGTTGATGAACGCCAACGTATGGATAACTTTTCTTGACAAAAAGGGGCGCATCGGGGTCTGGAATACAGCAGGAGAAGAGATCACCGGATACACTGAAGAGGAGGTCAGGGGTAGCAATGAAATATGGAAAAAGCTCTATCCAGAACCGGAATACCGTAAAATAGTGACGGAAAAAATCGATGATGCCATTAAAAACAGAAATAAACTTGAAAACTTTGAGACAGTAATTCTTACCAAGGGAGGGAACAGGAAACAGATTTCGTGGAATACCAGAGATATCCGTGATAATAACGGAGAAATTATTGGCTATATCGCCCTGGCACGGGACATCTCCAAGATAGTATCACTGGAGAAAAAATTCAGAACTCTTCTGATGAACGCAAATGTCTGGGTTGCATTTCTTGATTCGCAGACGCGCATTGAGGTATGGAACCGGGCTGCTGAAGTGATCAGTGGATATCGTGCAGAGGAAGTCAGGGGCAGCAATGAAATATGGAAGAAACTCTATCCAGACCCGACATATCGCAAAGAAGTAACAGAGAAGATACTCGACATCATATCCAACAAAAGGGATATCAAGAATTTCGAGAGTAAAATCTCTGCCAGGGACGGAACGGAAAAGATCATCACCTGGAACACACGCGCCCTTGAAAACGGCACAGGAAATACTCTTGGTTACATTATGATTGGAAATGATATCACCAGAGAGAGGAAACTGCAGGCCGATTTCATTGAATACCTCGGCGAATCTGCGATGAGGCTCAAAAACCCGGTTGAAGTGATAAAATCCAATATGGATGATCTCATACTCCGCCTGGAGAACGGCGAGTGTTCGACAGAGGATGTAATTCTACAAATAAGGATCCAGACGAAAAATGCAGAACAGATCATTGAAAATCTCTTTGAACTGAACAAGGCTATAGGTATGGCATTTGAAGATATGCCGTCTGAACTAAAGAAATTTTTATCTGAGTAG